GAGAGTGAACATGAACACTGCCAGTGAACAGTCCGGGTTGCGGCCCTGCCCGGAGGCGGGTGGGGTTTCCACCCTGTTTCTGAAACACGGGTGGCCCGGTGTGGCTCGGCCTCTACGCGTCGTCTGGTAGGTCATCGATCAGCGCGTCGATGTCCTCGACACCGAGTTCCTCGGCGACCTCGCGCGTCGAGTGCCGGCGACTCTCGTCCTCGATCTCGTCGATGCGGGAGTCGATGACCTCGCGCTCGCGCTCCGTCATCTCGTCGTTGACCCTCGGCGTCGGGTCTTCCCAGCGCGTGTCGCTGTAGTCCCTGTCGTCGAGCTCCTCGTCGTCAGTCATCGTCGGATCTCGGCCTCGGTCTGGGCGGCGACCTCTTCGACGACCGCGACCTCGACCTCTGCCTCGAGCGCGACTCGCTCGACTGTCGAGGGGGCGTCGACGTCTTCCGCGACCGTGAGGGCGCGCTCCGCCGGCGTCCAGCCAGAGGGCCATTCGGTGGTGGTTTCGTGCATACGCGTCCGTTGGTGATCCACAGGTGTAGTCGTTTCCCCGGTATGGCTTGCTAAGGGCGTTTTCGCGGCCTCTACGGTGGTTTTACGGTTCTGAAGGGCGGAGGTACGGACGGGCCAGATGGCCTGTGGGCTTAGGTGGAGTCATCACTCCGCCCCTTTCGACTATGACCGACGAGAACGAGAACGAGATCACGTGTCCACGTTGCGGCCAGCCCGCGTACCAGCATCTCGAGCCGGGCGAGGCGGATGAGATGGATACGATAGGCACGCATCGCGTCTGTTCGACCGAGCGCGGGACGTATCTGCACTCATACCAACAGTTCGATCAATGACTGAGAACACGAACAGGCGACGCGAGGCCGCAGAGGCCGCCGACGACCTCCGCGACGCGATGGAGGAGATCCTCGCCGCTGCGGGTGAGGACGACGAGGAGATCGAGGCGGCGCGACACGCTGCCGTCGCGCTCGATGGGATCGAGGACGCTGAGGAGGCGCTTCGTCTTTGGCGTGACTGTGAGGAGGACGCGATTGAACTGCTTGATGAAGAGCCGTACGACGACACCGAGGAGAACGAGGAGTGAGACCGTGGGGATCGAACCCACATACCCCGTATTATCCCGTATCTCACGGGAAGGGATCTGACCCTATGGTGAGGGATTCAGGCCTTATCCTGTTTCGGCCAGCACGTCTCGCAGGCGGATTGGCCGGGCAGGGCGCATACCGTACCGACGCGACACCGCCGAGTCGCGCCGGCCGCGGCCGGCGAGTGTGAGTCGCCATCCACGACCCGGCTTTGGTCGGTGGCCCCGTTGAGTCGTCGGGGCGTCCGTACCAGATGGATCCGGGATGAAGCGGGAAAAGTCACTCCCGAGAGCCGGGCGCGCCGGTGACTCTGATGCCGTGACGGGCCGCCTTCGCTTCGCACTCGGCGCTGCAGTAGTGCGCGCCCATCAGTCGGTTGTTGTCGCACTCTGGTAGTTGACAGTCTTCGTTCGCGTGTTTCTCGGTCACACTCGAGACCGCGGGACGAAGTGGGAAAAGTCACACCCGGCGGAGGGGTTCGAGACGCTGCTCCTAAATGATGGACGGTCGTCAGTACACGACGCAAATGATCGAGATAGACCGCATCGAGCGGTTCAGCGGCAAGGACACTGGTGACGTGATTGAGTTGACGCTGTACGACGGCGCGATGGAGATCAACATCGACACGCGTACCCCTGAGTGGGTTGGCGGCGAACACGACGGTGGGTACGTGGAGGTCGTGCGTCACGGCGAGCAGTACGAAGATCTACCGTGGGAGGCCAACTTCGACGAGGACGCCGACCACGTCAGCGAGATTGATCTCGGAGAGGATCTCTGGGGCGTCCATACCCACGTGATGGAGTACGCTCCCGTGGAGGATGATGGGTGGGTGTTCACTTTGGGCGTGGGACTGGATCGTCACCAGCAGGCGGTGATGGTGGATACGGTCAACGAGCAGTTGCGCGTGATGGAAGTGGCTGATGATGATATGCCGCACGACAAGCGGCGGATTTTCGGGCCCGGCCCGGGGTAGGGGTCAGCTACCCTGTGGGACGCGTTCGCTGCTGTCGAGTGTGGTTGCGGCGTGTTCGGCGCAGTACAGGTTAGGAGGTACGCGTCGACTGTCGGTGGGCCACTCGCGGTACTCGTGGTTGCGGTCGCAGTCAGGCCAGTCGCACGTCACTACTCGAGATCCGGTGACGCCGGCGGAAAAGTCACACCCGGAGGTGGGTGGGGTCAACGGTCGACGTGCGAGATGGACAGCGTGCCCATCGACTCGGTGTTCTGGTTGACCGTCTCGCCGTGGGCGTGTGGTGGGTTCCGCTCAACATCGATCGTCACCAAGTCGATTAAGAAGTTCTCCTCGGTGTTCGACCCGTCTTTATGGCCGATTGAAGCCAGTTGCACGTCGATTTCCCCTAGGTCTGGATTCACACCAACGACTTCACCCATCTGTTGCGTAAACTCGTCGGCGTCGAAGTTGAGCCATATTTCGTCGCCGTCGTCGAAATCTTCGACTCCCATGACGGTCGTCGTGTGACTCGGGTGGAACTTAGACCCTGCTGTCCGCGTCGGACGGTGGGGTCAGTCCCAGCCGGCGGCGACCATCTCCTCTTGGATCTGCTCGTCGGTCGGTCGGGTCAGATAGGGCGTCAGCGCGTCGAGTGACGACCAGCCGCCAATCGTCATCACGACGTGTGGGTTCGTATCGCGTCGCACGAGGAGCGTTTGGGCGTAGTACCGGCGAAGGTCGTGGGACGACAGTCGCTTCCAGTCCGGGTTCCCGGTCTCATCGGCGAGTTCCTCGCCGAGTTCTTCGACCATCTGTCGGACGCGTCGCTTCTTCACGCCGAGGAGGGGTTCCGAGTCGTCGGCGTCGAGTTCGAACCGGATGCGGAGGAGTTCGCGTTCGGCGTCGGAGGGAACCCACGCGTCTCGTGCCTTGCCACCGGAGCCGGTCGTGTCTTTCCCCGACTTCTCGGGGACTCTGAGACGGTAGTGGCCGTCTTCCTCGCGGAGGTGGTCGTACTGCATCTCGGCGATCTCTTGCGCTCGGAGGCCGACTCTCGCGCCGAGGAGGACGACCGCGTAGTGCTTTGCACTCCGTTCTTCGGCGTGGTTCTCGAGCTGGTCGAGTTCGTCGGGGGTGAGCCAGACTTTGAATTCGTTCTCACCGCTGGTACTCTCGATCTGCATCGGCTGCCGGATCTGGGAGTTACCGGCACTTATGCTCGACTCGACCGGGGGTGTTCGGGGCTGCTGTGTGAGCGAACCGGGCGAGAATCGGGAGTTTGGCGGTTCGACCTACGGTCGCGCTGCCGATAATTGGGACAAGTCGGCAGTCATCCGTTGAAAGCCTAAGTATGAAGTAGAGGGGCTAAGGGGTCGAGACAGTGGGCTTTTCTGAGTCTCTGCCCTACCGTACACGTGGGATACGACAGCCCCACCGACAGCCGAGAACTGGCTGACAAGAAGCTCATCCGCGCCCACCAGCGCGTCCTCGCGCACTGGCCGGAAGAGGCCGTCCGCGAACTCGACCCGATGGTCATCCACGACCCGATGAACAAGCCGGACGTCGTCGGCGACCTCGAACGCGAGTTCTACGAGGCTCGCCGCGAGGCGCTCGCCGACGTCGCCATCGAGCCGATCTCGTGGGCACGCCCGCCCGTCCCCGACGATGCCGTCTCCCTCGTGGAGCCCCGGGCCGTCGAGTGGAAGGCGATCGTCCGCAAGGCCGACTGACCCCGCGCTTTCTCCCTGTTTTTCATCGGAACTCGAGGGGGTCTACTCCGTCTCGACGTGAAGGACTTCGCCGGCGTCGGGATCCACGGCGACGCGTCCGCCGCAGTCGGGGCAGTCGCGCAACTCCCCGTCGGCGTCGACGCCGGTGAACGTCACCTTCCCGGGGCGCTCCCGTCGGTCGCAGGTGGCCGTGACGACCGGCATTACAGCATCTCCTCTTCCCACTCCCGAAGACGTTCGTGGCGGTCTTCGCGGTCAGGGACGGCGTGCGCCCCGAGGCGCGACACCTTGTGCGGCTGGCCGCACTCGGGGCAGTCGATGATCTCGGTGGACTCGCCAGTGACGAGGGTGATGCGGGTGTCGCACGACGTGCAGGTGGTCTTCTTTGCGGGCATCAACGTGTTCGACACCGCGAGAAACGGAAAAGGGCCGGCGTGAACGGGCTGCTCACTGAGCTAGCAGCGTGATGTCGCGGTCACTCGGCATCGTCCTCGTGCGCTATGTCGACGTGGGCGAACCTGATGAAGTCCAGTAGTACCAGCGCCACTGTGGTGGTGACAGCTCCGACGAGGAACGCGATCAGTGCGTCGATCATCGCTCCATCACCCGCGTGTCGCGGTCTTCGATCTCTCCGGTGTACAGGTAGAGATTGTACAGGAGAACTAGCTGTCCGGTGGCGATGGCCGCGGCGGCCAGACTGGCGTGGTGGGCGGCGTAGAGCGCAAACGAGAGGGCTGCGCTCGCGGAAGCGGGGGCGAGAGTAAGGATGGCGATGTCACGCGGCGTCATCGCCCATCACCCGCGCTATCACGCGCGATCTCGAGTTGGCGAAGGTAGGCGTACTCGACGCGCTCGCGGCCCGCGTCGTCGAGTTCGACGCCGGCGTGCGCGACGATGCTCGCGCTGAACTCGACGGGCGACAGCGGCTCGTGGGTGGGGTGGCCGACGGCGACGAGCTGGCCCGCGTAGCACTTCCGCAGGTAGGTCTCGTCTTCGATGGAGTCGGCGTAGTCCTCGACGACCTCGGCGAATTCGGAGGGCGGGAGTGGGGTCTCGCGCGTCATCGAGGATCACCGGCGAAGTCGCCGAAGGTGGCCTGATCCGTCCCGTCGTAGGCCTCGAGAACGGCGTCGGACGGATCCGGGAACTCGCAGTCGCGGTTGTCTCCGTGTCGGTGGCAGTACGCGCAGACGAACTGGGTCTCGTCTGGCCAGTCCATCTGCTGGACGACGGTGGCCTTGACCAACCGCTTCTGACGCGGGGCGCCGCTGCCCATCGGCGTGCCGCAGTTGGGGCACTCCTCTCGCACGTCGTACTCTTCGGGGGCTGGCTCACCGTGCATCGTCATCACCCGCCTCGTCGGCGGCGAGACCGTAGAGGCCCGTGTTCACCTTCTGGACGACCCCGTCGAGGCGGAGTTCCTTGAGGTGGTGTTGGGCGGCGTGTTTCGAGGGGAGGGAGCTGTTGTCTACGATGTGTTGGGGCGTTGCGCGACCTTCTCTCAGTACGGAGACGACTTCCTTCTGCTTCGGGGACAGGGCGGCTGAGTCTGCCATTCTATCCAGTTATTGATACGTTGTTGGGCTACTTAGTCGTCTCGCCCGCGAGGGTGTATTAGAGCCTAACGACTGCGCTATGGCAGAAACTCAACTTCGTAGCCCCACGAGGTTAAGACTTATATGTCGGACTACCTGACTAGTCGAGTGATGACAGCGAACCGTCATCACGGTTCCACGTCCACCGCGGACGTGGACAGTATCATCCCCGAAGCAGCCCTCCAGCAGGCCGCCGACGAACACGACGTCTCGCCCGACGCCCTCCGCGCCGCCCTCCGCCGCGACCTCGAGCGTAACCTCGAGATGGCCGACCGCATCCGCGACCGCCGGCCCATCGTCTACGAGGCTGACGACTACGAGGTGGCGCTCGCCAGCGACGCCGTGACGACCGAGACGCCGATGGCCGTCCTCGACGTGTACCGTCGGATGGACGACAGCGACACCGACTACACGGCGGGCTACGCGCTCATCATCCCCGTCGAAGACGACGAGACCGACGACTACGACGGCTTCACGAACGTCGCTGACCGCTACGATGCGGGTGATGACCGATGACTGACGACGATGTCGGCCCCGACCTCCCGCCGATTGCGGACGCCCTCCGCGACATCGAGGAACGCGCGGGCCTACACGACGACGATGACGACGACCGCACGCGTCCTGTCGACCTGACGCTCACGGAGAGCAAGCTCGCCTATCCGACGCACGCCGTCCCCGGTCGTGAGGCGACCTACTACGGCGAGTCGCCCGAGGATGCCGACGGCGGCGGACTCGGCGCCGATCTCGTTCCCATCGACGAGGCCGACGAGGCCGGTGATCTCCGATGAACGAGTGTACGAAGTGCGGCGAGGAAGTGCCCATCACGTTCGCCGGGTACTGCAACGAGTGCTACGAGGAGACGCCAGACTCGGAGATCTACCCGAGTGCGGCAGAGTGGGTTGACCTCAGCGACGACTGACCCACCCTCTCAACGGTCGAAACCGGGCGTCGTGCCCGGTCGAGTCGGGATTGGCCCCCTGACTCCTGACGATGACCGAGGCCCCGCTGACGACGCCGACTTCGGCCACCCTCCAAGCAAGCGACAATGAGCACGCAACACCCGACCTCCACGACGACCGCAGAACCCGACGACAAGCCCACCGTCCACCACTGGACGCACGACTACGACCTCGTGCATCTGGATGACGACGCGTGGGAGATCATCCGCCTCGTCGCCGCCGCGCGCTCCGCCAGCTACGAGGAGGACGAGACGACCGACGTGTTGCTCGGCGATCCCGACACCGAGCAGAAGCACGTCACCGGCGTCGCCGGCGAGGTGGCCACGGGCCTCGCGCTGGACATCCCCGTGTTGGAGACGCTCGACCTCACGGTGAGCGCGAAGGGTGACGACGGCGTCGACCTCGTTGTCCGGGACGGGCCGTTCTCCGAGACCAAGATCGACATCAAGACCTACTGGGGGACGCCGACGGGGAGTCCACCGCAGCTCCTCGTGGAACGCGAGAAGGCCGAGGAAGCCCCCGCGGACGCCTACATCAAGTGCCAAGTGTGGGACAGCGAGTGGGCGATCGTGCACGGCTGGACGACGCAGGAACGCCTCCTCAACGAGGGCTGGGTCGAGGGGCCGCCGCAGTGGCAGCAGCAGAACTGGACGATGACCGCCGAGATGCTCGACCCCATCGAGACGCTGGACGCGTCGGACGTCGGCTGGCAGTGGTAGCCTACTCCGCGTCGAGGATCTCCATCGCCTCGCGGGCGTGTTCTTGCGCTTCTTCGACGTGTTCGACCGCCTCGTCATCGAAGTCCTGTTCTCGCGCTCGCTTGACCCAGCTGGCGGCGCCGTCGGAGAGCAGAGCCAAGCGGAACATCAGGAGTTTCTCTTGATCCATCTCGAACTGTCGACGTCACTCCTGTCGGATAAACGCCGCCCCGCTCCCGCGTGGGGCTTATGTCGTCCCACCGACAACTACGGAGTGCCGCCCTCGATGGATGTTGGGGCGGTCGAACTCGTATCGACTCGTCAGTCAATCACGCTGTCGGTGTCAACACTGATGCGGTCTGCGTCCCGCGCGGGCCTGCTGTCCCGCGCTCTCGTGGGGTCGTTCCCCTCTTTCGCTTTCGCTGTCTCTCCTCAAAGAACTAGAGAACTAGTCGTTAGTCCGGCGTCTCAACGTCCTCGTCACTACCGTCTCCCTTCAGTTCGTCCTCGAGTTCCTCGCGTCCCTTCTGGAACTCGCCAATCGACTGTCCCGCCGCGCGGGCCAGCTTCGGGATCTTGTTCGCGCCGAACAGCAGCACGGCAATCAGCAGGACTACCAGCATCTCGACGCCTCCGGGGATACCGATCTGTGCAATCGATCCGATCACACTCGTTTGTCACACATCGAACAAGAAAAGCCGCGGGCGAGAACGGGGCGCGACTACCGCTCGATGGCGTCGTCAACGACCTCGATGGCCGCCTCAACCTCGTCTACCGTCTCCTCATCGACGTCAGGGTTCTGCGAAAGCGACTGTGCATCCATCTCTGCGCGCTCCAAGACTAGCTCCAGTTCTTCTCGCGGCACTTCAACCGTGTCCGACATACACGCAATGTGTGTCCAACCGTGGATCTTACAGGTTGTGTTCTCGCGTCAAAACGGACGGTCACGACGACGACGGTGAACGTGGCCTACACGCGGTCGCGACGCGCACGCAGGCGCGTTGGACGGCCCGTTCGACGGGTTTTACGGACGGAGAAGGAATCTCATCCGTGAATCTCGACCGGATCTCTATTCGTCTTCGTTAACCATCTCTCTCGCCATTTCACGGGCTTCTTCGGGGTCATCAACGTCGAATTGGTCGTAAAGTGCGCTGGTAAGTAGTGCAACTTCGGACTCCTCGGCGTCGACGTCCGCTTCGTCCGTGACGGCCTCGACCGCGCCCAGTCCGTCCTTGAGCGGCCCGGTGACGTCGGTTTGTTCGATGGCGCCGGCAGCATCTAGTTCGTCGCTGTCGCCGCTCTCACCGTCCCCGGGAAGGTCGTCAGAGTCGTGTGCGGGGCAGAAGCCGTCCGCGTCGATGCCGATCGACTGGCCGCACTCCTCGACGCGGCACTCGTCCCAGTCACCGCCACCGTCTTCGTCGTCACCGTCCTCCACGTCGAACACGAACTCGGCCTCGTCGAGGGTGTCGTACTCAACCTCGGTGGCCGGGATCCCGTCCAGTCGCATATGCACGTCAGCGACCTTGATCTCCTCGTTCTCTTCATTGAGGCCCGTTCCGATGGTGGCCTTCGTCTTCGAGTCCTTGCGGCACACGAGCAGCTGCCGGCGCACGTCACGCGGGACGTCGCGCCCCGTGTGGCCGATCAAGATGATGTTCCCGTCGTACTTCCGGATCAGCTTCAACAACTTGCTCAACACCTTCCCTTCGCTCATATCCGCGAATTGTAAGACCTGAGCGGCCTCGTCGAGCACGAACAACTTCTTCCCATCCGTGTGTTTGAGCCAGTCCTCAACCTCAGACCACCGCGAGAACGTGGTGAATTCGTCGCTCGGGACGTTGGACGCGATCGAGAGGTCAGGATAGACGCGTCGTCCGACCTCGGCGCCGACGAAGTACGAGAAGTCGGTCTTGCCGACGCCGACCGGGCCCTCGGGTGGCGTCGGGGCGTAGACGTACATCGCGAAGGCCGGATAGTCCCGCCAGAGCGACTCGAGTTCCTCGATGGTACGGTAGCCTTCGAGCCCGGAACGGTTCTTCGAGAGACCTGTGAGGTGGTTGAGCAGCGGGCCGTGACCACGCACGACGCCCTCGCGCAGGTTCTTCGACAGCTCGCGTTCGAGGATCCGCTGGAAGCGGTCGTCGTCCGTGCCCTCCGGCGAGTGCCGCTTGATGCGGAGCAGAATGTCGTGACTATCCGAGTCCACGAGACCCGCCTCAGCAAGCACTGGCAGGCCGATGTCGCCG
Above is a genomic segment from Halomicrobium sp. LC1Hm containing:
- a CDS encoding site-specific integrase, with protein sequence MQIESTSGENEFKVWLTPDELDQLENHAEERSAKHYAVVLLGARVGLRAQEIAEMQYDHLREEDGHYRLRVPEKSGKDTTGSGGKARDAWVPSDAERELLRIRFELDADDSEPLLGVKKRRVRQMVEELGEELADETGNPDWKRLSSHDLRRYYAQTLLVRRDTNPHVVMTIGGWSSLDALTPYLTRPTDEQIQEEMVAAGWD
- a CDS encoding twin-arginine translocase TatA/TatE family subunit — protein: MIGSIAQIGIPGGVEMLVVLLIAVLLFGANKIPKLARAAGQSIGEFQKGREELEDELKGDGSDEDVETPD